In Athalia rosae chromosome 6, iyAthRosa1.1, whole genome shotgun sequence, one DNA window encodes the following:
- the LOC125501301 gene encoding uncharacterized protein LOC125501301, with protein sequence MGKIIHSPVVTRSKSQNKTLSSRTGTTYRLKMAHGTSQTVDEQMKQLRRERENMEKQKADLELRMTQFATCQELADQVKMLQREKDQRDRASSSNNIELDIKAPKFSDEDKSNPIEFLRDLERYFNVHNVNDAKQDWVLGSILEGRAKIWYEANKEVCNTYENFRKHFKREFYSVQYQVKAKNRWSSRRYKSQDGELRSYFRRQSKEAKYFEPALSTYEINYAVVQQLPARIRDLLATIDFNNSELIMQSLSNLDISQEGREFDRDKTQNFNRPNQNRNQIQGVISNNYSRQSRFQSRPNNNYNNSNNYGSSYMNPTGHRTYYDTVPQQFILPNTRYPPPVLVRPTNYDNQVASNPNLCQFNNPATNLN encoded by the exons ATGGGTAAGATTATTCATAGTCCGGTTGTAACTAGGTCCAAATCTCAAAACAAAACATTGTCGTCAAGGACTGGAACAACCTATCGTCTTAAAATGGCGCACGGAACGAGCCAGACGGTGGATGAGCAAATGAAGCAGctcaggagagagagagaaaatatggaGAAGCAAAAAGCGGATCTTGAATTACGCATGACACAATTTGCAACTTGTCAGGAATTAGCTGATCAAGTTAAGATGTTGCAACGTGAAAAAGATCAACGAGATCGAGCTTCGTCAAGTAACAATATAGAG TTAGACATTAAAGCACCAAAATTTTCTGACGAAGATAAAAGTAATcccattgaatttttacgaGATTTGGAGAGATATTTCAACGTTCATAACGTTAACGACGCAAAACAGGATTGGGTTCTCGGGAGTATATTAGAAGGTCGAGCCAAAATATGGTACGAAGCAAATAAAGAAGTATGCAACacttatgaaaatttcaggaaGCATTTTAAACGGGAGTTTTATTCCGTTCAATACCAAGTTAAAGCTAAGAATCGATGGTCGTCTCGTCGTTATAAATCACAAGATGGGGAATTGCGCAGTTACTTTCGTCGACAATCTAAAGAAGCGAAATATTTTGAGCCCGCGTTGTctacgtatgaaataaattatgctGTAGTACAACAACTACCAGCAAGGATTCGAGATTTATTAGCAACCATAGATTTTAACAATAGTGAATTAATAATGCAATCGTTATCTAATCTAGACATATCCCAAGAAGGCAGAGAATTTGATAGAGACAAAACTCAAAATTTTAATAGACCAAATCAGAACAGGAATCAAATACAGGGGGtgatatcaaataattatagtcGACAATCTCGTTTTCAATCACGccctaataataattataataacagtaataattatgGTTCATCCTATATGAATCCCACTGGACACCGTACGTATTATGATACAGTGCCGCAACAGTTTATATTGCCAAACACAAGATATCCACCTCCGGTGCTAGTAAGACCAACAAATTACGATAATCAAGTAGCTAGTAATCCTAACTTATGCCAATTTAATAATCCTGCAACTAATTTAAACTAA